From one Rhodamnia argentea isolate NSW1041297 chromosome 1, ASM2092103v1, whole genome shotgun sequence genomic stretch:
- the LOC115752815 gene encoding U-box domain-containing protein 5-like isoform X1, producing MGSDVVEVAERPYPSSIKVHHAMCAELLKIVDKVSSILPEIEAARPRCSAGIEALCLLNRAIEKANLLLQHCSESSKLYLALTGDAIVARCERSRNMLEQSLGQLHNMVPVLLAIEISKLLDNLRSATFILEPSEEDAGKAVHDLIRQGPSESGSTENSEIKALQFASSKLFITSPKSILVERRSIKKLLDKIGESDPKKKKILLYLSSLLKKYGNSIVSGQTKSVCMENEGTYLTADSRQSTVYTATAEVAETPLPGHREAQVDVFVDTILPEEFKCPLSSRLMYEPVVIDSGQTFERMWIQKWFDEGNTFCPKTKKNLAHQLWTPNTALKGLISQWCTRHGLEIPDPIIQRGSVHHLDNSSTSIASLGSSLNDLRLQVDFSNVSLGSLGSSNNSESSFRRFANAFNPVTLHSRDTKQDHSYGSVDEECFDIFPKLSELPWQSQCKVVEDFKSNLEYNHQSLHLASTENFLEPLVRFLGESRDLGDVKAQKTALQLLLTYLKKSRYEVMHVHQDGFSMLASFLDSEVAEQAIAIVEILSAQPDCRLKVVNSGAISSILETLDCEIRDLHESALKILYNLCLSTDLRPYVMPCIPKLVPFLKDSELAKYALLIVRNLCDIEEARISITETLECIASIAELLETGSKEEQEHAVAIFLSLCSQRVQYCQLVLDEGFAVIPALVSISINGTERSKVCAMELLRLLRDANDSDGCDFSDLDPPTHGDPGYHCPETKPSSRTSGFFGRKLSIFSKKPVSAMPRKTK from the exons ATGGGAAGTGATGTTGTTGAAGTTGCAGAGAGACCATATCCTTCATCTATTAAG GTTCACCATGCAATGTGTGCAGAGCTTTTGAAAATAGTTGACAAAGTTTCAAGCATACTGCCAGAGATTGAAGCAGCTCGACCTCGATGCTCAGCTGGAATAGAGGCCCTATGCTTGTTAAACCGCGCAATTGAGAAAGCCAATCTACTTCTCCAGCATTGCAGCGAGTCTAGTAAGCTCTACCTG GCATTAACTGGGGATGCAATAGTTGCAAGGTGTGAAAGGTCAAGGAACATGTTGGAGCAAAGTTTGGGCCAACTTCACAATATGGTTCCAGTATTGTTGGCTATAGAG ATATCCAAGTTACTAGATAACCTAAGAAGTGCGACATTTATCCTGGAACCATCTGAAGAGGATGCAGGAAAGGCGGTGCATGACTTGATTCGGCAGGGTCCTTCAGAATCTGGTTCGACCGAAAATTCGGAAATAAAAGCTCTTCAATTTGCATCATCAAAGCTTTTCATTACTTCTCCAAAGTCAATATTGGTGGAAAGAAGATCGATCAAGAAGCTACTTGACAAAATCGGTGAAAGTgatccaaagaagaagaagattctaCTTTATCTTTCATCTCTTCTGAAGAAGTATGGGAATTCTATTGTGAGCGGGCAAACGAAGAGCGTCTGCATGGAGAATGAAGGAACATATTTGACGGCTGATTCCCGCCAGAGTACAGTATATACAGCAACTGCTGAAGTGGCTGAGACTCCTTTACCAGGGCACCGTGAGGCTCAAGTTGATGTTTTTGTTGACACAATACTTCCTGAAGAATTCAAATGCCCGCTTTCTTCGAGATTGATGTATGAACCGGTCGTGATTGATTCTGGACAGACATTTGAAAGAATGTGGATCCAGAAGTGGTTTGATGAAGGTAATACTTTCTGTccgaaaacaaagaagaatctGGCCCACCAGTTATGGACCCCAAATACTGCCTTAAAGGGACTAATATCACAGTGGTGTACAAGACACGGACTAGAAATACCTGACCCTATCATACAGCGAGGATCGGTACATCACTTGGATAATTCTAGTACATCGATCGCTAGCCTAGGCAGTTCGCTGAATGACCTACGTCTTCAAGTGGACTTCAGTAATGTCTCACTTGGGTCCCTGGGGAGCAGCAATAACTCTGAATCTTCATTTCGAAGATTTGCAAATGCATTTAATCCGGTGACCTTGCATAGCAGAGACACGAAGCAAGACCATTCTTACGGGAGTGTCGACGAGGAATGTTTTGATATCTTTCCTAAACTATCCGAACTCCCGTGGCAGTCTCAGTGCAAGGTGGTTGAAGATTTCAAAAGCAATTTGGAATACAATCACCAATCTCTTCATTTGGCATCGACTGAGAATTTCCTTGAACCGCTTGTACGATTTCTGGGGGAATCACGTGATCTAGGTGATGTAAAAGCTCAGAAGACCGCATTGCAGTTGTTACTTACGTATTTGAAAAAGAGCAGGTACGAAGTAATGCATGTCCATCAGGACGGATTTTCCATGTTGGCTTCCTTTCTTGATTCGGAAGTAGCTGAACAAGCCATTGCCATTGTGGAGATTCTGTCTGCTCAGCCGGATTGTAGACTGAAAGTAGTGAATTCCGGCGCTATTTCTTCTATTTTGGAGACCCTCGACTGCGAGATCAGAGACCTCCACGAGTCCGCCCTTAAAATTCTTTACAACCTGTGCTTGAGTACTGATCTCCGTCCATATGTTATGCCCTGCATCCCGAAGTTGGTCCCTTTTTTGAAGGATAGTGAATTAGCGAAATATGCTCTTCTTATCGTCAGAAACTTGTGCGACATTGAGGAGGCAAGGATCTCCATCACCGAGACCCTCGAGTGCATCGCCTCTATCGCCGAACTACTCGAGACTGGGAGCAAGGAAGAGCAAGAGCACGCTGttgctatttttctttctttgtgctCTCAACGCGTACAGTATTGTCAGTTGGTACTGGATGAGGGTTTTGCTGTCATCCCAGCCCTCGTGAGCATATCCATCAATGGCACCGAGAGATCGAAAGTATGTGCTATGGAATTGCTCCGGCTCTTACGAGACGCGAATGACAGCGATGGTTGTGATTTCTCGGACCTGGATCCTCCTACGCACGGAGACCCCGGCTATCACTGCCCGGAGACGAAACCATCTTCCAGGACATCTGGATTCTTTGGACGGAAGCTCtcgatattttctaaaaagcccGTTTCTGCCATGCCACGGAAGACGAAATGA
- the LOC115752815 gene encoding U-box domain-containing protein 5-like isoform X2 → MCAELLKIVDKVSSILPEIEAARPRCSAGIEALCLLNRAIEKANLLLQHCSESSKLYLALTGDAIVARCERSRNMLEQSLGQLHNMVPVLLAIEISKLLDNLRSATFILEPSEEDAGKAVHDLIRQGPSESGSTENSEIKALQFASSKLFITSPKSILVERRSIKKLLDKIGESDPKKKKILLYLSSLLKKYGNSIVSGQTKSVCMENEGTYLTADSRQSTVYTATAEVAETPLPGHREAQVDVFVDTILPEEFKCPLSSRLMYEPVVIDSGQTFERMWIQKWFDEGNTFCPKTKKNLAHQLWTPNTALKGLISQWCTRHGLEIPDPIIQRGSVHHLDNSSTSIASLGSSLNDLRLQVDFSNVSLGSLGSSNNSESSFRRFANAFNPVTLHSRDTKQDHSYGSVDEECFDIFPKLSELPWQSQCKVVEDFKSNLEYNHQSLHLASTENFLEPLVRFLGESRDLGDVKAQKTALQLLLTYLKKSRYEVMHVHQDGFSMLASFLDSEVAEQAIAIVEILSAQPDCRLKVVNSGAISSILETLDCEIRDLHESALKILYNLCLSTDLRPYVMPCIPKLVPFLKDSELAKYALLIVRNLCDIEEARISITETLECIASIAELLETGSKEEQEHAVAIFLSLCSQRVQYCQLVLDEGFAVIPALVSISINGTERSKVCAMELLRLLRDANDSDGCDFSDLDPPTHGDPGYHCPETKPSSRTSGFFGRKLSIFSKKPVSAMPRKTK, encoded by the exons ATGTGTGCAGAGCTTTTGAAAATAGTTGACAAAGTTTCAAGCATACTGCCAGAGATTGAAGCAGCTCGACCTCGATGCTCAGCTGGAATAGAGGCCCTATGCTTGTTAAACCGCGCAATTGAGAAAGCCAATCTACTTCTCCAGCATTGCAGCGAGTCTAGTAAGCTCTACCTG GCATTAACTGGGGATGCAATAGTTGCAAGGTGTGAAAGGTCAAGGAACATGTTGGAGCAAAGTTTGGGCCAACTTCACAATATGGTTCCAGTATTGTTGGCTATAGAG ATATCCAAGTTACTAGATAACCTAAGAAGTGCGACATTTATCCTGGAACCATCTGAAGAGGATGCAGGAAAGGCGGTGCATGACTTGATTCGGCAGGGTCCTTCAGAATCTGGTTCGACCGAAAATTCGGAAATAAAAGCTCTTCAATTTGCATCATCAAAGCTTTTCATTACTTCTCCAAAGTCAATATTGGTGGAAAGAAGATCGATCAAGAAGCTACTTGACAAAATCGGTGAAAGTgatccaaagaagaagaagattctaCTTTATCTTTCATCTCTTCTGAAGAAGTATGGGAATTCTATTGTGAGCGGGCAAACGAAGAGCGTCTGCATGGAGAATGAAGGAACATATTTGACGGCTGATTCCCGCCAGAGTACAGTATATACAGCAACTGCTGAAGTGGCTGAGACTCCTTTACCAGGGCACCGTGAGGCTCAAGTTGATGTTTTTGTTGACACAATACTTCCTGAAGAATTCAAATGCCCGCTTTCTTCGAGATTGATGTATGAACCGGTCGTGATTGATTCTGGACAGACATTTGAAAGAATGTGGATCCAGAAGTGGTTTGATGAAGGTAATACTTTCTGTccgaaaacaaagaagaatctGGCCCACCAGTTATGGACCCCAAATACTGCCTTAAAGGGACTAATATCACAGTGGTGTACAAGACACGGACTAGAAATACCTGACCCTATCATACAGCGAGGATCGGTACATCACTTGGATAATTCTAGTACATCGATCGCTAGCCTAGGCAGTTCGCTGAATGACCTACGTCTTCAAGTGGACTTCAGTAATGTCTCACTTGGGTCCCTGGGGAGCAGCAATAACTCTGAATCTTCATTTCGAAGATTTGCAAATGCATTTAATCCGGTGACCTTGCATAGCAGAGACACGAAGCAAGACCATTCTTACGGGAGTGTCGACGAGGAATGTTTTGATATCTTTCCTAAACTATCCGAACTCCCGTGGCAGTCTCAGTGCAAGGTGGTTGAAGATTTCAAAAGCAATTTGGAATACAATCACCAATCTCTTCATTTGGCATCGACTGAGAATTTCCTTGAACCGCTTGTACGATTTCTGGGGGAATCACGTGATCTAGGTGATGTAAAAGCTCAGAAGACCGCATTGCAGTTGTTACTTACGTATTTGAAAAAGAGCAGGTACGAAGTAATGCATGTCCATCAGGACGGATTTTCCATGTTGGCTTCCTTTCTTGATTCGGAAGTAGCTGAACAAGCCATTGCCATTGTGGAGATTCTGTCTGCTCAGCCGGATTGTAGACTGAAAGTAGTGAATTCCGGCGCTATTTCTTCTATTTTGGAGACCCTCGACTGCGAGATCAGAGACCTCCACGAGTCCGCCCTTAAAATTCTTTACAACCTGTGCTTGAGTACTGATCTCCGTCCATATGTTATGCCCTGCATCCCGAAGTTGGTCCCTTTTTTGAAGGATAGTGAATTAGCGAAATATGCTCTTCTTATCGTCAGAAACTTGTGCGACATTGAGGAGGCAAGGATCTCCATCACCGAGACCCTCGAGTGCATCGCCTCTATCGCCGAACTACTCGAGACTGGGAGCAAGGAAGAGCAAGAGCACGCTGttgctatttttctttctttgtgctCTCAACGCGTACAGTATTGTCAGTTGGTACTGGATGAGGGTTTTGCTGTCATCCCAGCCCTCGTGAGCATATCCATCAATGGCACCGAGAGATCGAAAGTATGTGCTATGGAATTGCTCCGGCTCTTACGAGACGCGAATGACAGCGATGGTTGTGATTTCTCGGACCTGGATCCTCCTACGCACGGAGACCCCGGCTATCACTGCCCGGAGACGAAACCATCTTCCAGGACATCTGGATTCTTTGGACGGAAGCTCtcgatattttctaaaaagcccGTTTCTGCCATGCCACGGAAGACGAAATGA
- the LOC115752815 gene encoding U-box domain-containing protein 5-like isoform X3: MLEQSLGQLHNMVPVLLAIEISKLLDNLRSATFILEPSEEDAGKAVHDLIRQGPSESGSTENSEIKALQFASSKLFITSPKSILVERRSIKKLLDKIGESDPKKKKILLYLSSLLKKYGNSIVSGQTKSVCMENEGTYLTADSRQSTVYTATAEVAETPLPGHREAQVDVFVDTILPEEFKCPLSSRLMYEPVVIDSGQTFERMWIQKWFDEGNTFCPKTKKNLAHQLWTPNTALKGLISQWCTRHGLEIPDPIIQRGSVHHLDNSSTSIASLGSSLNDLRLQVDFSNVSLGSLGSSNNSESSFRRFANAFNPVTLHSRDTKQDHSYGSVDEECFDIFPKLSELPWQSQCKVVEDFKSNLEYNHQSLHLASTENFLEPLVRFLGESRDLGDVKAQKTALQLLLTYLKKSRYEVMHVHQDGFSMLASFLDSEVAEQAIAIVEILSAQPDCRLKVVNSGAISSILETLDCEIRDLHESALKILYNLCLSTDLRPYVMPCIPKLVPFLKDSELAKYALLIVRNLCDIEEARISITETLECIASIAELLETGSKEEQEHAVAIFLSLCSQRVQYCQLVLDEGFAVIPALVSISINGTERSKVCAMELLRLLRDANDSDGCDFSDLDPPTHGDPGYHCPETKPSSRTSGFFGRKLSIFSKKPVSAMPRKTK; this comes from the exons ATGTTGGAGCAAAGTTTGGGCCAACTTCACAATATGGTTCCAGTATTGTTGGCTATAGAG ATATCCAAGTTACTAGATAACCTAAGAAGTGCGACATTTATCCTGGAACCATCTGAAGAGGATGCAGGAAAGGCGGTGCATGACTTGATTCGGCAGGGTCCTTCAGAATCTGGTTCGACCGAAAATTCGGAAATAAAAGCTCTTCAATTTGCATCATCAAAGCTTTTCATTACTTCTCCAAAGTCAATATTGGTGGAAAGAAGATCGATCAAGAAGCTACTTGACAAAATCGGTGAAAGTgatccaaagaagaagaagattctaCTTTATCTTTCATCTCTTCTGAAGAAGTATGGGAATTCTATTGTGAGCGGGCAAACGAAGAGCGTCTGCATGGAGAATGAAGGAACATATTTGACGGCTGATTCCCGCCAGAGTACAGTATATACAGCAACTGCTGAAGTGGCTGAGACTCCTTTACCAGGGCACCGTGAGGCTCAAGTTGATGTTTTTGTTGACACAATACTTCCTGAAGAATTCAAATGCCCGCTTTCTTCGAGATTGATGTATGAACCGGTCGTGATTGATTCTGGACAGACATTTGAAAGAATGTGGATCCAGAAGTGGTTTGATGAAGGTAATACTTTCTGTccgaaaacaaagaagaatctGGCCCACCAGTTATGGACCCCAAATACTGCCTTAAAGGGACTAATATCACAGTGGTGTACAAGACACGGACTAGAAATACCTGACCCTATCATACAGCGAGGATCGGTACATCACTTGGATAATTCTAGTACATCGATCGCTAGCCTAGGCAGTTCGCTGAATGACCTACGTCTTCAAGTGGACTTCAGTAATGTCTCACTTGGGTCCCTGGGGAGCAGCAATAACTCTGAATCTTCATTTCGAAGATTTGCAAATGCATTTAATCCGGTGACCTTGCATAGCAGAGACACGAAGCAAGACCATTCTTACGGGAGTGTCGACGAGGAATGTTTTGATATCTTTCCTAAACTATCCGAACTCCCGTGGCAGTCTCAGTGCAAGGTGGTTGAAGATTTCAAAAGCAATTTGGAATACAATCACCAATCTCTTCATTTGGCATCGACTGAGAATTTCCTTGAACCGCTTGTACGATTTCTGGGGGAATCACGTGATCTAGGTGATGTAAAAGCTCAGAAGACCGCATTGCAGTTGTTACTTACGTATTTGAAAAAGAGCAGGTACGAAGTAATGCATGTCCATCAGGACGGATTTTCCATGTTGGCTTCCTTTCTTGATTCGGAAGTAGCTGAACAAGCCATTGCCATTGTGGAGATTCTGTCTGCTCAGCCGGATTGTAGACTGAAAGTAGTGAATTCCGGCGCTATTTCTTCTATTTTGGAGACCCTCGACTGCGAGATCAGAGACCTCCACGAGTCCGCCCTTAAAATTCTTTACAACCTGTGCTTGAGTACTGATCTCCGTCCATATGTTATGCCCTGCATCCCGAAGTTGGTCCCTTTTTTGAAGGATAGTGAATTAGCGAAATATGCTCTTCTTATCGTCAGAAACTTGTGCGACATTGAGGAGGCAAGGATCTCCATCACCGAGACCCTCGAGTGCATCGCCTCTATCGCCGAACTACTCGAGACTGGGAGCAAGGAAGAGCAAGAGCACGCTGttgctatttttctttctttgtgctCTCAACGCGTACAGTATTGTCAGTTGGTACTGGATGAGGGTTTTGCTGTCATCCCAGCCCTCGTGAGCATATCCATCAATGGCACCGAGAGATCGAAAGTATGTGCTATGGAATTGCTCCGGCTCTTACGAGACGCGAATGACAGCGATGGTTGTGATTTCTCGGACCTGGATCCTCCTACGCACGGAGACCCCGGCTATCACTGCCCGGAGACGAAACCATCTTCCAGGACATCTGGATTCTTTGGACGGAAGCTCtcgatattttctaaaaagcccGTTTCTGCCATGCCACGGAAGACGAAATGA
- the LOC115752819 gene encoding laccase-11, with translation MSIRGKDVFSGITLLLFGFLACFTSSEAAIKKYQFDIQVKNVSRLCHAKPIVTVNGMYPGPTVYVREGDSVLVNVTNHAQYNMSIHWHGLKQYRNGWADGPAYITQCPIQTGNSYTYNFNVTGQRGTLWWHAHILWLRATVYGAIVIMPKQGTPFPFPQPYREQTILLGEWWNSDVEAVEKQGNQLGLPPNMSDAHTINGKPGPLFPCSEKHTFVMEVELGKTYLLRIINAALNDELFLAIAGHSMTVVEVDAVYTKPFTTESILIAPGQTTNVLVQANRVPGRYFMATRTFIDAPIPVDNKTATAILQYKGIPNTVMPALPQLPAPNDSVFALSYNQKLRSLNSLQFPANVPLKVDRNLFYTIGLGMNSCPTCVNGTRLLASLNNISFVMPQVGLLQAHYFDMKGVFTTDFPDQPPSPFNYTGAPLTANLRTSASRGTRVSKIAFNSTVELVLQDTNLLTVESHPFHLHGYNFFVVGTGIGNFDPAKDRIKYNLVDPMERNTVGVPTGGWTTIRFRADNPGVWFMHCHLELHTGWGLKTAFVVEDGPGSDQTVLPPPSDLPPC, from the exons ATGTCGATCCGGGGCAAGGACGTGTTCTCGGGGATAACCCTTCTTTTGTTTGGGTTCCTGGCGTGTTTTACTTCATCTGAAGCTGCCATAAAGAAGTACCAATTCGAC ATTCAAGTGAAGAATGTGAGCAGATTGTGCCATGCCAAGCCAATTGTGACAGTGAATGGCATGTACCCAGGCCCAACCGTATATGTCAGGGAAGGGGACAGTGTCCTTGTTAATGTGACTAATCATGCACAATACAACATGTCAATTCACTG GCATGGATTGAAGCAGTATCGCAACGGCTGGGCCGATGGACCGGCTTATATAACGCAATGCCCTATTCAAACCGGGAACAGCTACACCTACAACTTCAACGTGACAGGACAGAGGGGGACATTGTGGTGGCACGCGCACATTCTCTGGTTGAGGGCCACTGTATACGGCGCAATTGTGATTATGCCAAAGCAAGGCACGCCATTCCCATTCCCGCAGCCATACAGAGAGCAAACCATTCTGCTAG GAGAATGGTGGAACTCAGATGTTGAAGCGGTTGAGAAGCAAGGAAACCAATTGGGTTTGCCGCCAAACATGTCGGATGCTCACACGATCAACGGAAAACCGGGGCCTCTCTTCCCATGTTCTGAGAAGC ATACATTCGTGATGGAGGTCGAGCTGGGGAAGACCTATCTGCTGAGGATCATCAATGCTGCCCTCAATGACGAGCTCTTCCTCGCGATCGCGGGCCACAGCATGACGGTGGTCGAGGTGGACGCAGTCTACACGAAGCCGTTCACCACGGAGTCCATCCTTATTGCCCCTGGCCAGACCACCAACGTCCTGGTTCAAGCCAACCGAGTGCCGGGCAGGTACTTCATGGCCACAAGGACGTTCATAGATGCGCCGATCCCGGTGGACAACAAGACCGCCACTGCGATACTGCAATACAAAGGTATTCCCAACACGGTCATGCCCGCCCTCCCCCAGTTGCCTGCGCCAAACGACTCCGTCTTCGCCCTGAGCTACAATCAGAAGCTTAGGAGTCTGAACTCACTGCAGTTCCCGGCCAATGTCCCTCTGAAGGTTGATCGCAACCTGTTCTACACGATCGGGCTAGGCATGAACTCGTGCCCCACGTGCGTCAACGGGACGCGTCTCCTCGCTTCCCTGAACAACATCTCCTTCGTGATGCCCCAGGTCGGGCTCCTCCAAGCCCATTACTTTGACATGAAAGGCGTATTCACCACTGATTTCCCGGACCAGCCCCCGTCTCCATTCAACTACACCGGCGCGCCTCTCACAGCCAACCTCAGGACCTCAGCCTCACGGGGCACCCGGGTCAGCAAGATCGCCTTCAACTCCACCGTCGAGCTCGTCCTGCAGGACACGAACCTCTTGACCGTCGAGTCCCATCCGTTCCATCTCCATGGGTATAACTTCTTCGTGGTCGGGACTGGCATCGGGAACTTCGACCCAGCCAAAGACCGCATCAAGTACAACCTGGTTGACCCGATGGAGAGGAACACGGTAGGAGTCCCGACCGGCGGTTGGACCACCATCCGATTCAGAGCCGACAATCCCG GGGTTTGGTTTATGCATTGTCATCTGGAGCTTCACACCGGTTGGGGACTGAAAACTGCTTTCGTGGTGGAAGATGGACCAGGATCTGATCAAACTGTTTTGCCTCCACCCAGTGATCTTCCCCCATGTTAA